Proteins encoded within one genomic window of Terriglobales bacterium:
- the grpE gene encoding nucleotide exchange factor GrpE, with translation MAKANGKPEVEPRELDVEHELPPAEEDGFIEKPQGADPAPAAPPMEEELARITAERDALLDRLARQQAEFENARKRAARDQAEHREYALAEAVRSLLPVLDSLESAGKAAASEELRGGLELIRRQFEDTLVKLGVRPVPALGEAFDPHLHQAVEMVDRDDVPDHQVVEELQRGYKLKDRLLRPAMVRVSRNPKK, from the coding sequence ATGGCGAAGGCCAACGGGAAACCCGAAGTCGAGCCGCGCGAACTGGATGTGGAGCACGAGCTGCCGCCCGCGGAAGAAGACGGCTTCATCGAAAAGCCGCAGGGGGCAGACCCGGCGCCGGCCGCGCCTCCCATGGAGGAGGAACTGGCCCGCATCACCGCCGAACGGGATGCCTTGCTGGACCGCCTGGCGCGACAGCAGGCGGAGTTCGAGAACGCGCGCAAGCGCGCCGCCCGGGACCAGGCAGAACACCGCGAGTACGCTTTGGCGGAAGCGGTGCGCTCGCTGCTGCCGGTGCTCGACAGCCTGGAGAGCGCCGGAAAGGCTGCCGCCTCCGAGGAACTGCGCGGCGGACTGGAACTGATCCGGCGGCAGTTCGAGGACACTCTCGTCAAGCTGGGCGTGCGTCCCGTCCCCGCCCTGGGGGAGGCCTTCGATCCTCATCTGCACCAGGCGGTGGAGATGGTAGACCGCGACGACGTTCCTGACCATCAGGTGGTGGAAGAGCTGCAGCGCGGCTACAAGCTCAAGGACCGGCTGCTGCGTCCCGCCATGGTGCGTGTGTCACGCAATCCCAAGAAGTAA
- the hrcA gene encoding heat-inducible transcriptional repressor HrcA, translating into MPQPENIGRREREILTALVRTYISSGEPVGSRTLSRSNKEGLSAATIRNVMADLTDAGYLEQPHTSAGRVPTAAAYRYYVEQISGQTSLAAGDEELIHDSFQGVSDVQEFLERTSHVLSLISANVGVVVAGGARNALQHIYFSRLAPQKILAVVVMRSGLVRDRVLRLPHDWPQTELDSAARYLNENFAGWTIETMQEEMSRRIERERSEYDRLMQSLEELQKQGALSPVDVAPAQVYIEGAANLVVSEEDRDRLRRLLQTLEEKQKVADLLGAYLDARQEAVRVVIGLEEALPDMRNFVLIGAPARVGQDVMGSLAVIGPTRIDYQHTITAVSYIAKLFDKLLNEEK; encoded by the coding sequence ATGCCACAGCCTGAGAACATCGGCAGGAGAGAGCGCGAAATCCTCACGGCGCTGGTGCGGACCTACATCAGCAGCGGCGAGCCGGTCGGCTCGCGCACGCTTTCCCGCAGTAATAAGGAAGGGCTGAGCGCAGCCACTATCCGCAACGTGATGGCGGACCTGACCGACGCCGGCTACCTGGAGCAGCCCCACACCTCCGCCGGGCGCGTGCCGACCGCCGCCGCGTACCGCTATTACGTGGAGCAGATCAGCGGCCAGACCAGTTTGGCGGCCGGGGACGAGGAACTGATCCACGATTCCTTCCAGGGCGTCAGCGACGTTCAGGAATTCCTGGAGCGCACCTCGCACGTGCTGTCGCTGATCTCCGCCAACGTCGGGGTGGTGGTGGCGGGAGGAGCGCGTAACGCGCTGCAGCACATTTATTTCTCCCGGCTCGCGCCCCAGAAGATTTTGGCCGTAGTGGTGATGCGTTCCGGGCTGGTGCGCGATCGGGTGCTGCGCTTGCCGCATGACTGGCCGCAAACGGAGCTCGATTCCGCGGCACGCTACCTGAACGAGAACTTCGCGGGCTGGACGATCGAAACCATGCAGGAGGAGATGTCGCGCCGCATCGAGCGTGAGCGCAGCGAGTACGACCGCTTGATGCAGTCGCTCGAGGAATTGCAGAAGCAAGGCGCGCTCTCTCCGGTCGATGTAGCGCCGGCGCAGGTGTACATCGAAGGCGCGGCCAACCTGGTGGTGAGCGAGGAAGACCGCGACCGGCTGCGCCGCCTGCTACAGACGCTGGAGGAGAAGCAGAAAGTGGCGGACCTGCTCGGCGCCTATCTGGACGCGCGCCAGGAAGCGGTGCGTGTGGTCATCGGACTGGAGGAAGCGCTGCCCGACATGCGCAATTTCGTGCTCATCGGCGCGCCCGCCCGCGTCGGCCAGGACGTAATGGGATCGCTGGCGGTGATCGGGCCGACGCGCATCGATTACCAGCACACCATCACGGCCGTCAGTTACATCGCCAAACTGTTTGACAAGCTGCTGAACGAGGAGAAATAG
- a CDS encoding Mrp/NBP35 family ATP-binding protein, producing MAAHPQAPQGVPPGPQPLPGVQNVVAIGSGKGGVGKTTIAVNLAIALAKMGHRVGLLDADVYGPNVPLMLGTSQAPRVLENNRIEPLEQFGLKVISVGLLNPGDRPLIWRGPMLHKIIGQFLQQVEWGELDYLVIDLPPGTGDVALSLVQSAPLTGAIVVSTPSDVSLQDARKAIEMFRQVKVEVLGMVENMSHFVCPHCHNEIDIFSRGGAERTARQFGVPFLGAIELDPDIRKGGDSGAPVALEGEASPHARSIYEFAKTVVHRLSELAARPADSFLEIR from the coding sequence TTGGCCGCACACCCTCAAGCACCGCAAGGAGTGCCGCCTGGGCCGCAGCCGCTGCCCGGAGTACAGAACGTGGTTGCCATTGGGTCGGGGAAGGGCGGGGTAGGAAAGACCACCATCGCCGTCAACCTGGCCATCGCGCTGGCCAAGATGGGACACCGCGTCGGGCTGCTCGACGCCGATGTCTACGGTCCCAACGTCCCCCTGATGTTGGGCACTAGCCAGGCGCCGCGGGTGCTGGAAAACAACCGCATCGAACCCTTGGAGCAGTTCGGCCTCAAAGTCATCTCGGTGGGATTGTTGAACCCGGGCGACCGGCCGCTGATTTGGCGCGGGCCCATGCTGCACAAGATCATCGGGCAATTCCTGCAGCAAGTGGAGTGGGGCGAACTGGATTATCTGGTGATCGACCTGCCGCCGGGCACGGGCGATGTAGCGCTCTCGCTGGTGCAGAGCGCGCCCCTGACCGGCGCCATTGTCGTCTCCACGCCTTCGGATGTCTCCCTGCAGGACGCCCGCAAGGCGATTGAGATGTTCCGCCAGGTCAAGGTTGAGGTGCTGGGCATGGTGGAGAACATGAGCCACTTCGTCTGTCCGCACTGCCACAACGAGATTGACATCTTCTCGCGTGGAGGAGCCGAACGCACCGCGCGCCAGTTCGGCGTGCCCTTCCTGGGCGCCATCGAGCTGGACCCGGATATCCGTAAAGGCGGCGATTCCGGCGCCCCCGTGGCGCTCGAAGGCGAAGCCTCTCCGCATGCCCGCTCTATCTACGAGTTCGCCAAGACCGTGGTCCACCGCCTCAGCGAGCTAGCCGCACGGCCTGCGGACAGCTTCCTGGAGATCCGATAG
- a CDS encoding ion channel has translation MPEQQNHARHTQAAPHSTEHRFAYLLAGQLAMLLVYPLLAGDQPRPGLLAPFTIAVILASLYAILRDRRAAIWGAVLGTPAIVFGLLVSVSSEAPVKKAALAFMTLFFAFACATILKGVLTSPRVTSDTLYGAISSYLLAGVTWGTAYVLIEQTSPGSFRSSIDPGRALYWPDFTFFSFATLTTVGYGDMVPVKGFARSLALLEAVAGVMFPAVIIGRLIAFLVGGRSRQEHEG, from the coding sequence ATGCCCGAACAACAGAATCACGCCAGGCATACGCAGGCCGCCCCGCATTCCACCGAGCATCGCTTCGCCTACCTGCTGGCGGGGCAACTGGCCATGCTGCTGGTGTATCCCCTCCTGGCCGGCGACCAGCCGCGGCCGGGGCTCCTGGCGCCTTTCACCATTGCCGTGATCCTGGCCTCGCTTTATGCCATCCTGCGCGATAGGCGAGCGGCCATTTGGGGAGCGGTGCTCGGCACGCCGGCGATCGTCTTTGGACTCTTGGTCTCGGTGAGCTCGGAGGCGCCGGTGAAGAAGGCCGCACTGGCTTTCATGACTCTATTCTTCGCCTTTGCTTGCGCCACCATCTTGAAGGGCGTTCTGACCAGCCCGCGAGTCACGTCCGACACACTCTATGGCGCCATCTCTTCTTACTTGCTCGCAGGAGTCACCTGGGGGACGGCCTACGTACTGATTGAGCAGACTTCACCCGGCTCGTTCCGTTCTTCGATTGACCCCGGCCGTGCCTTGTATTGGCCGGACTTCACCTTCTTCAGTTTCGCGACGCTCACCACCGTAGGGTACGGCGATATGGTGCCCGTCAAGGGCTTCGCGCGGTCGCTGGCGCTGCTCGAGGCCGTAGCCGGGGTCATGTTCCCCGCAGTCATCATCGGCCGCCTCATTGCGTTTCTGGTCGGCGGACGCTCACGACAGGAACATGAAGGGTGA
- a CDS encoding TolC family protein, protein MQAGRVLPIALLGITLVCSGQEPAGAANDVLTLEQAVSQAVESNRSLRIADLEVAKAGDRLSAARTRRLPSLDVYLIGSQLLQPVSFQFPAGAFGDFPATGPIPSEDAKITTPRRLSATILTRVTQPLSQLYQIGLGIHQRRLAQDVDQEKLRAERQNVVNQVKRAYYAALETQSGLDAAEQSVRHLRELDRLMGDYVVQQVALKSEGLDAKARLAQAEYRELALRNALASQKEQLNLLLGRDIRTEFEMSPAAEPGYLETDLPASQQRALARRPEIRQARLQVEQAEYDRRIKKAEYIPDLSLAFNYVSFTSLDVLPRNLTTLGLQLSWEPFDWGRRKNELAEKSKALDQAQTSLREAEARVLVDVNHQFRRLAEARALLRAAQIAQDADREKLRVVTNRYGQQAALLQEVLQAESAVAQASHEYQQAVASFWTAKADFEKAVGED, encoded by the coding sequence ATGCAGGCGGGACGAGTGCTTCCCATCGCCCTTCTAGGCATTACCCTGGTCTGCTCGGGTCAGGAGCCAGCAGGGGCGGCGAATGATGTCCTGACGCTGGAGCAGGCAGTCAGCCAGGCGGTCGAATCCAATCGTTCGCTGCGGATCGCTGACCTGGAGGTGGCCAAGGCTGGGGACCGCTTGAGCGCGGCACGCACGCGACGGCTGCCATCCCTGGATGTCTATCTGATCGGTTCCCAACTGCTGCAGCCAGTAAGCTTTCAGTTCCCTGCCGGCGCCTTTGGCGACTTTCCTGCCACCGGGCCCATTCCGTCCGAGGACGCGAAGATCACCACGCCGCGGCGGCTGAGCGCCACCATCCTGACGCGTGTGACGCAGCCGCTTTCACAGCTCTACCAGATCGGTCTGGGGATTCACCAGCGCCGCCTGGCGCAGGACGTGGACCAGGAAAAGTTGCGCGCCGAGCGGCAGAACGTGGTCAACCAAGTGAAGCGGGCCTACTATGCCGCTCTGGAAACACAGAGCGGGCTCGACGCCGCCGAGCAGTCCGTGCGGCACCTGCGCGAACTCGATCGCCTGATGGGCGACTACGTAGTGCAACAGGTGGCGCTCAAGTCCGAGGGCCTCGACGCCAAGGCGCGGCTCGCCCAGGCAGAGTATCGCGAACTGGCTCTGCGCAATGCCCTGGCGTCCCAAAAGGAGCAACTCAACCTGCTGCTGGGGCGGGACATCCGCACCGAATTCGAGATGAGCCCGGCCGCGGAGCCCGGCTACCTGGAGACCGACCTGCCGGCTTCGCAACAGCGCGCCCTGGCGCGACGGCCGGAGATCCGACAGGCTCGCTTGCAGGTGGAGCAGGCCGAATATGACCGCCGCATCAAGAAGGCGGAGTACATCCCCGATCTTAGCCTCGCCTTCAACTATGTCTCGTTCACGAGCCTCGACGTCCTGCCGCGCAACCTGACGACGCTCGGACTGCAGTTGAGCTGGGAACCGTTCGACTGGGGACGCAGAAAGAATGAACTGGCGGAAAAAAGCAAAGCACTCGACCAGGCCCAGACCAGCCTGCGGGAGGCAGAAGCCCGTGTGCTGGTCGATGTGAACCATCAGTTCCGACGACTGGCGGAGGCACGCGCCCTGCTGCGAGCAGCGCAAATCGCGCAGGATGCCGATCGCGAAAAGCTGCGTGTAGTGACCAATCGCTACGGACAGCAGGCGGCGCTGCTCCAAGAGGTGCTGCAGGCGGAATCCGCTGTCGCGCAAGCCAGCCACGAGTACCAACAGGCGGTGGCTTCGTTCTGGACCGCCAAAGCGGATTTCGAAAAGGCTGTGGGCGAGGACTGA
- a CDS encoding efflux RND transporter periplasmic adaptor subunit: MTLLAGLVAMTAGCSKHESPERPATPVRVEEVREHSGGEVVRYSASIEANQQVELAFKVGGYVQQIRQVRGADGRTRHLQEGDWVSQGTVLAQLRMDDFTAKVEQARSQFETAQASLEKARLDFERASNLFASQSLTKPDYDAAKAQFDSAQARLEGARATLTEAQISMGDASLRAPFPGLILKREVEIGTLASPGTRAFTLADVSVVKAVIGVPDVVVATMKPGASLVVTTEAVPGADFHGRITRVSPAADPKSRVFEVEVTIPNPKSVLKVGMIATLPTGGPGPAQHFPVVPLAGVVRAKTGEDQYAVFVVGSEKGKLSARMRPVKLGEAYGNTVAVLDGVQVGERVVTTGATLLNDGDAVVLIP, encoded by the coding sequence ATGACTTTGCTGGCCGGCCTGGTCGCCATGACAGCCGGGTGCAGCAAGCACGAAAGTCCGGAGAGGCCGGCTACGCCGGTGCGGGTGGAAGAGGTACGGGAACACAGTGGCGGCGAGGTCGTCCGCTACTCGGCCAGCATCGAAGCCAACCAGCAGGTGGAGCTTGCCTTCAAGGTAGGCGGCTACGTGCAACAGATTCGGCAAGTCCGGGGCGCGGACGGCCGCACACGCCACCTGCAGGAAGGCGACTGGGTGTCTCAGGGAACCGTGCTGGCCCAGTTGCGGATGGATGACTTCACAGCCAAGGTGGAACAGGCTAGGTCGCAGTTCGAAACCGCGCAAGCATCGCTGGAAAAGGCCAGGCTGGATTTCGAGCGTGCCTCGAACCTGTTTGCCTCGCAAAGCCTGACCAAGCCCGATTACGATGCCGCCAAGGCTCAGTTCGACTCGGCCCAAGCGCGCCTGGAAGGCGCGCGCGCCACACTGACCGAGGCCCAGATCAGCATGGGCGACGCTTCCCTGCGGGCGCCTTTCCCGGGGCTGATCCTGAAGCGTGAGGTTGAGATTGGGACGCTCGCTTCGCCCGGCACGCGAGCGTTCACCCTCGCCGACGTCAGCGTCGTCAAGGCCGTAATCGGCGTGCCCGATGTGGTGGTCGCAACCATGAAGCCGGGAGCCTCGCTGGTGGTAACCACGGAAGCCGTGCCGGGCGCCGACTTCCACGGCCGCATCACTCGCGTCTCGCCGGCCGCCGACCCCAAGAGCCGGGTGTTCGAGGTCGAGGTCACAATCCCGAACCCGAAGAGCGTCCTCAAAGTGGGCATGATTGCGACCCTGCCAACCGGTGGACCCGGTCCCGCCCAACATTTTCCCGTGGTTCCGCTGGCTGGAGTGGTACGGGCGAAGACGGGCGAGGATCAATACGCCGTATTCGTGGTCGGGTCTGAGAAGGGAAAGCTGTCTGCCCGCATGCGGCCGGTGAAGTTGGGAGAGGCCTACGGCAACACGGTAGCCGTGCTTGACGGCGTGCAGGTAGGTGAGCGCGTGGTGACCACCGGCGCCACGTTGTTGAACGACGGGGACGCCGTCGTCTTGATCCCCTGA
- a CDS encoding efflux RND transporter permease subunit codes for MSHGKSDAEIIQTTHNTSRFFVETRHVSWVLLLATCAWGAFGYYSMPQRKDPEVPVRVAVALTPWPGANAEKIEQLVTKKIEEKIAENARVTKIESISRTSVSVVYLELDKNLKETAKELDDIKLKLDSINDLPDGAGPINFVKDFGDTAALMMTVASPKVSEVEISLRARAVRQAIERTRAQAPPQFATSRFTVVVGYPGSLNPSVIHVGLEMFVRFLRNKGYASDVRPIEGAGFVAVDGVSTADEATLLGHMSEFVQTHLRQSEFHPDTWPPVVIRDPAETQAKLAATAGDKYSYRELDDFTDLIQKTIQTIPLVSKVSRSGVLQERVFLLYSQERLASYGLQPANLPNVLRARNITLPGGQFDVEGKNITIDPSGEFKSEKEIGDVLLPISGSGAPVYLRNVVDIARNYESPPRYLNFYSWRDAEGRWHRNRAITLAVQMRSGQQIEEFGEAIDATLADLKKRLPEDLILARTSDQPLQVTESVELFMKSLYEAIILVVLVSLIGFWEWRSAVLMAFSIPITLAMTYGMMYVLGIDLQQVSIATLIIALGLLVDDPVVAGDAIKRDLAIGHPSVIAAWLGPTKLATAILYATITNIVAYLPFLLLSGDTGKFLYSLPVVIACSLVASRIVSMTFIPLLGYYLLRPHPEPPVEERRQHGFPAFYYRVGSWAIEHRWKVLAGSMVFIGLGAFFMSQLKQQFFPKDLAYLSYVDVWLPEDAPLIATDHAARAAEHVIEEVTQEYGTEHPGDDGKPRQVLESLTTFVGGGGPRFWNSVSPELQQLNYAQIIIQVKDKHDTQHLVGPLQAALSSRIPGARIDVRQLETGAPVGIPVSIRLSGTDIPALRAEAERIKQIFRAIPTATRIRDDWGDESFSVRLSTDPDRANLAGVSNLDVAAASATAMSGQSVTTLREGDKQIPVVARLRMEERAQLSDIKNLYVYALQGTQKIPLRQVSNVEYALETEKLRRRNQFRTITVSAFPVAGVLPSEVLNGARARIQEVSDALPPGFRLEIGGEEEKQVEGFVELAIVMAISVFLIFLALVMQFKNAIKPFLVFAAIPYGMVGALGALWIMGAPFGFMAFLGIASLVGVIVSHVIVLFDFIEERHALGEPLMEALLDAGIVRLRPVMITVGATVIALFPLASHGGPLWEPLCYAQIGGLTVATFVTLLLVPTLYAIFVLDLKLVKWETREHPPQG; via the coding sequence ATGAGCCACGGCAAGAGCGACGCAGAAATCATCCAGACGACGCACAACACCTCGCGGTTCTTCGTGGAGACCCGGCATGTGTCCTGGGTTCTGCTGCTGGCCACCTGCGCCTGGGGTGCGTTTGGCTACTACAGCATGCCGCAACGCAAGGATCCGGAGGTCCCGGTCCGCGTGGCGGTGGCGCTCACGCCCTGGCCGGGAGCGAATGCGGAAAAGATCGAGCAACTGGTCACCAAGAAGATCGAAGAGAAGATCGCCGAGAACGCGCGCGTCACCAAGATCGAATCGATTTCCCGCACCAGCGTTTCGGTGGTCTACCTGGAGCTGGACAAGAACCTCAAGGAGACGGCGAAGGAACTGGATGACATCAAGCTGAAGCTGGACAGCATTAACGACCTGCCCGACGGAGCGGGCCCCATCAATTTCGTCAAGGATTTCGGCGACACGGCGGCGCTGATGATGACGGTGGCCAGTCCCAAGGTCAGCGAGGTGGAGATCTCGCTGCGCGCCCGGGCGGTGCGGCAGGCGATCGAGCGAACGCGGGCGCAGGCGCCGCCCCAGTTTGCGACCTCCCGCTTCACTGTGGTGGTGGGCTACCCCGGCTCACTCAACCCCAGCGTGATCCATGTGGGCCTGGAGATGTTCGTCCGCTTCCTGCGGAACAAGGGGTACGCATCGGACGTCCGTCCCATCGAGGGCGCGGGCTTCGTGGCGGTAGATGGCGTCTCGACGGCCGACGAGGCAACCCTGTTGGGCCACATGAGTGAGTTCGTGCAAACGCACTTGCGGCAATCCGAATTTCACCCGGACACCTGGCCGCCGGTGGTCATCCGGGACCCTGCGGAAACTCAAGCAAAGCTGGCTGCGACCGCGGGCGACAAGTACAGCTACCGAGAACTGGACGACTTCACCGACCTGATCCAGAAAACCATCCAGACCATCCCGCTCGTCTCCAAGGTGAGCCGCTCCGGCGTGCTGCAGGAACGCGTGTTTTTGCTTTATTCCCAAGAGCGGCTGGCGAGCTATGGCTTGCAGCCGGCGAACCTTCCCAACGTGCTCCGGGCGCGCAACATCACGCTGCCGGGCGGCCAGTTCGACGTCGAAGGCAAGAACATCACCATCGATCCCTCGGGCGAATTCAAGAGCGAGAAGGAGATCGGCGATGTGCTGCTGCCCATCAGCGGTTCGGGCGCGCCCGTGTACTTGCGCAACGTGGTGGATATCGCCCGGAACTACGAAAGCCCGCCGCGCTATCTCAACTTCTACAGTTGGCGCGATGCCGAAGGGCGATGGCACCGCAACCGGGCCATCACGCTGGCGGTGCAGATGCGCTCGGGACAGCAAATCGAGGAGTTCGGCGAAGCCATCGACGCGACTTTGGCAGACCTGAAGAAGCGCTTGCCCGAGGACCTGATCCTGGCCCGGACATCGGACCAGCCTCTGCAGGTGACCGAGTCCGTCGAGCTGTTCATGAAGAGCCTTTACGAAGCCATCATCCTGGTGGTCCTGGTCTCACTAATCGGGTTCTGGGAGTGGCGCTCGGCGGTGCTGATGGCGTTCTCCATCCCCATCACGCTGGCCATGACCTACGGAATGATGTATGTGCTGGGGATCGACCTGCAGCAGGTGTCGATCGCGACTCTTATCATCGCCTTGGGCCTGCTGGTGGACGATCCGGTGGTCGCCGGAGATGCCATCAAGCGCGATCTGGCTATTGGCCATCCCTCGGTGATCGCGGCCTGGCTGGGGCCGACCAAGCTGGCTACCGCCATCCTCTACGCCACCATCACCAACATTGTGGCGTACCTGCCATTCCTGCTCTTGAGCGGTGACACGGGCAAGTTCCTCTACAGCCTGCCGGTGGTGATCGCTTGCTCGCTGGTTGCCTCACGCATTGTTTCCATGACGTTCATTCCGTTGCTGGGCTATTACCTGCTGCGCCCCCACCCCGAACCGCCGGTGGAGGAACGTCGCCAGCATGGCTTCCCGGCCTTCTACTACCGTGTGGGAAGTTGGGCCATCGAGCATCGCTGGAAGGTGCTGGCGGGTTCAATGGTCTTCATTGGCTTGGGTGCATTCTTCATGAGCCAGTTGAAGCAGCAGTTCTTCCCCAAAGACCTCGCCTATCTCTCGTACGTGGACGTCTGGCTGCCGGAGGATGCCCCCCTGATCGCTACCGATCATGCTGCGCGTGCGGCCGAGCACGTCATCGAGGAAGTCACACAGGAGTACGGCACGGAACATCCGGGAGACGACGGCAAGCCACGCCAGGTGCTGGAGTCGCTCACCACGTTCGTGGGCGGGGGCGGGCCGCGCTTCTGGAACTCTGTCTCGCCGGAGCTGCAACAGCTCAACTATGCGCAGATCATCATTCAGGTAAAGGACAAGCACGACACGCAGCACCTGGTGGGTCCCTTGCAGGCGGCGCTCTCATCACGCATCCCGGGCGCGCGCATTGACGTCCGCCAGCTCGAAACCGGCGCACCCGTAGGCATCCCCGTTTCCATCCGTCTATCGGGAACCGACATTCCCGCCCTGCGTGCAGAAGCAGAGCGGATCAAGCAAATCTTCCGTGCCATCCCCACGGCGACGCGGATTCGCGATGACTGGGGAGATGAGAGCTTCAGTGTGCGGCTGAGCACGGACCCTGACCGCGCCAATCTGGCTGGTGTTTCCAACCTCGACGTCGCCGCCGCCTCGGCCACGGCCATGAGCGGACAGAGCGTGACTACGCTTCGCGAGGGCGACAAGCAGATTCCCGTAGTGGCGCGCCTGCGCATGGAAGAACGAGCCCAGCTCTCGGACATCAAGAATCTTTACGTGTATGCCCTGCAGGGAACGCAGAAGATCCCCTTGCGGCAGGTCTCCAACGTGGAGTATGCGCTGGAGACAGAGAAGCTGCGGCGGCGCAATCAGTTCCGGACAATCACGGTGTCGGCGTTTCCCGTAGCCGGCGTGCTCCCCTCCGAGGTCTTGAATGGCGCGCGCGCTCGCATCCAGGAAGTTTCGGACGCGCTGCCTCCGGGCTTCAGACTGGAAATCGGCGGCGAAGAAGAGAAACAAGTGGAGGGTTTCGTGGAATTGGCCATCGTCATGGCCATTTCCGTGTTTCTCATCTTCCTGGCATTGGTGATGCAATTCAAGAACGCCATCAAGCCGTTCCTTGTGTTCGCCGCCATTCCCTATGGGATGGTGGGCGCGTTGGGAGCGCTGTGGATTATGGGCGCTCCGTTCGGATTCATGGCCTTCCTGGGAATCGCCAGCCTGGTGGGCGTGATCGTCAGCCACGTCATCGTGCTCTTCGACTTCATCGAAGAACGGCACGCCCTGGGGGAACCGCTGATGGAGGCTCTGCTCGACGCCGGCATCGTCCGCCTGCGGCCGGTGATGATTACCGTGGGCGCTACCGTGATTGCGCTGTTTCCGCTGGCCTCACACGGAGGCCCGCTGTGGGAGCCGCTGTGCTACGCGCAAATCGGCGGGCTCACCGTGGCCACCTTCGTAACCCTGCTGCTGGTGCCCACGCTCTACGCGATTTTCGTGCTCGACTTGAAACTGGTGAAGTGGGAGACACGCGAGCATCCCCCACAAGGCTAG
- a CDS encoding ABC transporter permease, with protein MVQQLIREAWAALSRNRVRSSLTMLGSAWGIVTVTLLMAYGGGFRAVLVNAFEAFGRSAVICWPQQTSEQAGGQRAGKRVRFEQADLEQVRAQASLVKTACLETVRWLPVTYNEQLINTAVRGVCPEYGEMRNEVPNDGRWFNAADLYERRRLIFLGGRARQRLFGTSSAVGKEVRVAGVRFTVVGTMDRKLQMSNYFTSDDESVFIPFTAAGDLWNTRYASVLLFAPVAPQFEKRAKAQVLAAVAERQGFAPNDEKAIQMFGREEFRPIIDGITIGLQVLLAFIGTLTLGIGGVGVMNIMLVSVDERVREIGLRRALGATRRQIQGQFLAEALILMLMGGACGFVLAYFIAAVTPTLPMLGPLFEDTSGKGDIRLHISLATVFTSTGILVVIGLLSGLVPALRASHLEPVEALRYE; from the coding sequence ATGGTGCAACAGCTCATCCGCGAGGCTTGGGCGGCTCTCAGCCGTAACCGGGTGCGTAGCTCTCTGACCATGCTGGGCAGCGCCTGGGGTATCGTCACCGTCACTCTCCTGATGGCATACGGTGGAGGTTTCCGCGCGGTGCTGGTGAATGCTTTCGAAGCCTTTGGACGCAGTGCCGTCATCTGTTGGCCACAGCAAACCAGCGAGCAAGCCGGCGGACAGCGAGCGGGCAAGAGAGTCCGGTTCGAACAGGCCGACCTGGAGCAGGTACGGGCCCAGGCCTCATTGGTGAAGACCGCATGCTTGGAAACGGTCCGCTGGTTGCCCGTAACTTACAACGAACAGCTCATCAACACTGCGGTGCGCGGCGTCTGCCCCGAATATGGCGAGATGCGCAATGAGGTCCCCAACGACGGCCGGTGGTTCAACGCGGCGGACCTCTACGAACGGCGCCGGCTGATCTTTCTCGGAGGTCGCGCGCGCCAGCGGCTCTTCGGCACTTCGTCCGCAGTGGGCAAGGAAGTCCGCGTCGCCGGGGTACGCTTCACCGTAGTCGGCACCATGGATCGCAAGCTGCAAATGAGCAATTACTTCACCAGCGATGACGAGTCGGTCTTCATCCCTTTCACTGCGGCGGGCGACCTGTGGAACACCCGCTATGCCAGTGTGCTGTTGTTCGCGCCCGTCGCGCCGCAGTTTGAGAAGCGGGCCAAGGCCCAGGTGCTGGCGGCGGTTGCGGAACGCCAGGGCTTCGCTCCCAACGACGAAAAGGCCATTCAGATGTTCGGAAGGGAGGAATTCCGGCCCATCATCGACGGCATTACCATTGGCCTGCAAGTGCTCCTGGCTTTCATCGGCACGCTGACCCTGGGCATTGGCGGCGTTGGTGTGATGAACATCATGCTGGTTTCGGTGGACGAGCGCGTGCGCGAGATCGGCCTGCGGCGGGCCCTGGGTGCCACTCGCCGTCAGATCCAGGGTCAGTTCCTGGCCGAAGCCTTGATTCTCATGCTGATGGGGGGCGCCTGCGGATTCGTACTGGCCTACTTCATTGCCGCGGTCACGCCTACCTTGCCGATGCTGGGGCCGCTCTTTGAGGACACATCGGGCAAGGGCGATATTCGCCTTCACATCTCTCTGGCCACCGTTTTCACCTCGACTGGAATCTTGGTTGTGATCGGGTTGTTGAGCGGCTTAGTGCCCGCCCTGCGGGCCTCCCATCTGGAGCCGGTCGAGGCGCTCCGCTACGAATAG